One genomic region from Candidatus Nanosynbacter sp. TM7-074 encodes:
- a CDS encoding ribulose-phosphate 3-epimerase — translation MSAVIAPAILAENAAQYKEQVDRITGFVERVHIDISDGEFAPTLTVGIQELWAPEGWTIDIHAMVNNLEEYIPKLIALRPHMIIVHAEATGDVKTALMQIRQAGIMAGLALLKPTVPRTVEEFIKLADHVMIFSGELGRFGGTASLMQLEKIQLIKAINPNVEIGWDGGVLVDNAYSLVQGGVNVLNAGGVIQKSSDPHAIFSKLQQEINKTSVL, via the coding sequence ATGAGCGCTGTAATTGCCCCGGCTATTTTGGCAGAAAACGCCGCTCAGTATAAAGAGCAAGTTGATAGGATAACTGGTTTTGTTGAGCGGGTACATATTGATATTTCTGACGGTGAATTTGCGCCAACGTTGACGGTCGGTATTCAGGAATTATGGGCGCCCGAGGGTTGGACAATTGATATTCATGCTATGGTCAACAATCTGGAGGAATATATACCGAAGTTGATTGCCCTAAGACCACATATGATTATAGTCCACGCGGAAGCCACGGGCGATGTAAAAACGGCGCTTATGCAGATTCGTCAGGCTGGTATCATGGCTGGCCTAGCGTTATTAAAACCAACGGTGCCGCGGACTGTCGAAGAATTTATAAAGCTCGCTGACCATGTAATGATTTTTAGTGGCGAGTTGGGTAGATTTGGCGGAACTGCCAGTTTGATGCAGTTGGAAAAAATTCAACTCATTAAAGCCATTAATCCTAACGTGGAAATTGGTTGGGATGGCGGTGTTTTAGTGGATAATGCATATAGCCTGGTGCAGGGCGGTGTTAATGTCTTAAATGCTGGCGGCGTTATCCAAAAATCATCAGATCCGCATGCTATTTTTTCTAAATTACAGCAGGAAATTAACAAGACGAGCGTGCTTTAA
- a CDS encoding transketolase family protein produces MSFLREDWRQSETAAIRIGFGEGLTDVAKKNNLVVALSADLMESVGFGEFAKEIGSPRAIEVGVAEQNLVTVASGLAAMGNIPFAASYAAFSPGRNWEQIRTTICLNNQPVKLVGSHAGLNVGADGATHQMLEDIALMRSLPNMVVLAPGDANEAKLMAAAMAGDKRPNYVRLPREKTPLFLNQTTFEIGKSYSLRQGKDVALLGTGVMTYQLLLAAEKLAKEYNIQAEVVHFPTIKPLDEDAVLDAAQKCQAVITAEEGQIVGGFGSSVAEVLSENLPVKMKRIGVNDTFGESGKMSELWKKHGLDVDSIVCSVVNFLQ; encoded by the coding sequence GTGAGTTTTCTGAGAGAAGATTGGCGGCAATCAGAGACTGCAGCTATTCGCATTGGTTTTGGCGAAGGATTAACAGACGTCGCTAAGAAGAATAATCTAGTGGTGGCGCTGAGTGCGGATTTGATGGAAAGCGTCGGCTTTGGTGAATTTGCTAAGGAAATTGGTAGTCCTAGGGCGATTGAAGTTGGTGTGGCGGAGCAGAATTTGGTAACAGTGGCGTCTGGGTTAGCTGCCATGGGTAATATTCCATTTGCAGCCAGTTATGCGGCGTTTAGTCCGGGGCGGAATTGGGAACAGATTCGGACGACTATTTGTTTGAATAATCAGCCAGTCAAGTTGGTTGGTTCACATGCTGGGTTGAATGTTGGCGCGGACGGTGCGACGCATCAGATGTTAGAAGATATTGCGTTGATGCGCAGTTTGCCAAACATGGTGGTGTTGGCGCCAGGTGACGCTAATGAAGCCAAGCTGATGGCGGCGGCAATGGCTGGCGACAAGCGTCCGAATTACGTAAGATTACCGAGAGAAAAAACGCCATTGTTTTTGAACCAGACGACATTTGAAATTGGTAAGAGCTACTCTCTGCGTCAGGGTAAAGACGTTGCGCTATTGGGAACGGGCGTGATGACGTATCAACTGTTATTGGCGGCAGAAAAATTGGCGAAAGAATATAACATTCAGGCGGAGGTTGTTCATTTTCCGACGATTAAGCCGCTGGACGAGGATGCTGTGCTTGATGCGGCTCAAAAATGCCAAGCTGTCATTACGGCGGAAGAGGGGCAGATTGTTGGTGGATTTGGCTCAAGCGTGGCAGAAGTTCTTAGTGAGAATTTGCCGGTGAAGATGAAGCGAATTGGCGTCAATGATACATTTGGCGAGTCTGGTAAGATGTCTGAATTGTGGAAAAAGCACGGTTTGGATGTCGATTCAATTGTTTGTAGTGTTGTCAATTTTCTCCAGTGA
- the gap gene encoding type I glyceraldehyde-3-phosphate dehydrogenase — MSVTRIAINGFGRIGRNAFKIARERSDLEIVAINDLTDTKTLAYLLKHDSNYGEYSRQVDFTENELIIEGQSVKVLAEKDPANLPWGEMNVDVVIESTGFFTDKEGAGKHLTAGAKRVVISGPTKSDGVDTIVLGTNDSKIKDATPIVSNASCTTNSLGAVMAVLDAEFGVEKSMLTTVHSYTASQRLQDAPAKDLREGRNAAENMVPTTTGAAIAVTKTLPQLTGKFDGLSVRVPTPVVSLSDVTALLRKDVTVEQVNEAFKKAAQSNFYQGILGVSEEPLVSRDFIGSSYSGIVDLPLTKVVGGNLIKVMVWYDNEWGYSNRLVELVADVGHYLKKSE; from the coding sequence ATGTCAGTAACAAGAATAGCAATTAATGGCTTTGGACGGATTGGGCGTAATGCCTTTAAGATTGCACGTGAGCGAAGTGACCTAGAGATTGTCGCGATTAATGATTTAACAGACACGAAGACGCTGGCGTACTTACTCAAGCATGACAGCAATTATGGTGAGTACAGTCGGCAGGTTGATTTTACGGAGAATGAGCTGATTATTGAAGGTCAATCCGTTAAAGTTCTAGCAGAGAAAGATCCAGCGAATTTGCCGTGGGGTGAGATGAATGTTGACGTAGTGATTGAATCGACTGGCTTCTTTACTGACAAAGAGGGCGCGGGCAAGCACTTGACTGCCGGCGCCAAGCGCGTGGTTATCAGCGGGCCGACCAAATCCGACGGCGTCGATACAATTGTGCTAGGTACGAATGACAGCAAGATCAAGGACGCGACGCCGATAGTTTCTAATGCCAGCTGTACGACCAATAGCTTGGGTGCGGTGATGGCGGTTCTGGACGCAGAATTTGGCGTGGAAAAATCAATGCTGACGACGGTGCATAGCTACACCGCCAGCCAAAGATTGCAAGATGCGCCTGCTAAGGATCTCCGCGAGGGTCGCAACGCGGCTGAAAATATGGTGCCGACAACGACAGGCGCGGCTATCGCCGTAACGAAAACTTTGCCGCAACTAACTGGCAAGTTTGACGGTCTGAGCGTGCGCGTACCGACTCCAGTGGTGTCGCTTAGCGACGTGACGGCGCTTCTCAGGAAAGATGTGACTGTCGAGCAGGTGAATGAAGCCTTCAAAAAAGCTGCACAAAGTAATTTTTACCAGGGTATTTTGGGGGTTTCTGAGGAACCTTTAGTTAGTCGCGATTTTATTGGTAGCTCATATTCGGGAATTGTTGACTTGCCACTCACCAAAGTCGTTGGGGGTAATTTGATAAAAGTCATGGTTTGGTATGACAATGAGTGGGGCTATTCAAACCGGCTGGTTGAACTGGTGGCAGATGTTGGACACTACTTGAAAAAGAGTGAATAA
- a CDS encoding TIGR00730 family Rossman fold protein, protein MTPKNVCIPRELQLQAAMFRLGDVDEEIHAGYEILQKYHKTVTFFGSARISEDSEYYQKAKDLAFQLAKDGYTIITGGGGGIMEAANRGAIEAGGQSIGFNIRLPHEQSLNKYTTDSFAFTHFAPRKIVMTLLADAYVCFPGGFGTMDEICEIITLTQTKKMSSAPIILFDKKFWGKWDDFVRSNMLPSELISDGDEKIYTITENIPEIISVIKNRRTCCDC, encoded by the coding sequence ATGACACCGAAAAATGTTTGTATTCCACGCGAGCTGCAGCTCCAGGCTGCCATGTTCCGCTTAGGAGATGTTGATGAAGAAATCCATGCCGGCTATGAAATTCTCCAAAAATATCATAAAACAGTAACCTTTTTTGGCTCAGCCAGGATAAGCGAAGATAGCGAATATTACCAGAAAGCCAAAGACCTAGCTTTTCAATTAGCGAAAGACGGCTATACAATTATCACCGGTGGTGGTGGCGGAATCATGGAGGCAGCCAACCGTGGCGCCATAGAAGCTGGCGGGCAGTCAATCGGTTTTAATATCCGATTGCCGCACGAACAGTCGCTCAACAAATACACAACAGACTCTTTTGCCTTTACTCACTTCGCACCGCGTAAAATTGTTATGACACTGCTGGCCGATGCCTACGTTTGTTTCCCGGGCGGCTTTGGGACGATGGACGAAATATGTGAAATCATCACCTTAACACAGACCAAAAAAATGAGTTCAGCACCGATTATTCTATTTGACAAAAAGTTTTGGGGTAAATGGGACGATTTTGTTCGCAGCAATATGCTTCCTAGTGAGTTGATCTCTGACGGTGATGAAAAAATCTACACCATCACGGAAAATATCCCAGAAATAATCAGTGTCATTAAAAATCGGCGAACTTGTTGCGACTGCTGA
- a CDS encoding carbohydrate kinase family protein produces MAKIITVGAAIQDVFLSQSDALTPVCESPEHCFARLDLGAKADVNQIHFATGGGATNAAVTFARQGHYVSFMGAIGHDPAGQAVLADLDKENIDTHLVRYSPKYSTGYSVLLLASNGERTILTYRGASTHYHEADFDLSDEDADWLYVSTLAGNMPMLHKLFHQAKRRDMKICFNPGKKELAQKEKLLGLLSDVDVLTLNKEEMQQLVSGDGLEVLVRRGLRLVPVVLVTDGVNGSMASDGKTIVRALMYDDSPSIDRTGAGDAFASGFLSEWARSGNLKNSVITGSANASSVVMKIGAKAGILYAGTPLHTMPIQEREL; encoded by the coding sequence ATGGCAAAAATTATTACTGTCGGTGCTGCTATCCAGGACGTTTTTTTGAGCCAATCGGACGCATTAACGCCAGTGTGTGAAAGTCCAGAGCATTGTTTTGCGCGACTGGATTTGGGCGCAAAGGCTGACGTTAATCAAATTCACTTTGCGACCGGTGGTGGCGCTACAAATGCCGCGGTAACTTTCGCCAGACAGGGTCATTATGTTAGTTTTATGGGCGCAATTGGTCATGATCCAGCCGGTCAGGCCGTTTTGGCTGATTTGGATAAGGAAAATATTGATACGCATTTGGTTCGATATTCCCCAAAGTACAGCACGGGATACTCTGTATTACTCCTGGCCTCAAATGGCGAAAGGACAATTCTAACGTACCGCGGAGCTTCAACTCATTATCATGAGGCGGACTTTGATTTATCTGATGAAGATGCAGATTGGTTGTATGTTTCAACTTTGGCAGGCAATATGCCGATGCTTCATAAATTATTTCACCAGGCCAAACGTCGTGATATGAAGATTTGTTTTAATCCTGGAAAAAAAGAATTGGCACAGAAAGAAAAATTATTAGGACTTTTATCTGATGTTGATGTCTTAACTTTAAATAAGGAAGAGATGCAGCAACTAGTATCGGGCGACGGGCTGGAGGTCTTGGTGCGACGGGGGTTAAGGCTGGTCCCAGTAGTGTTGGTGACGGACGGAGTTAATGGTTCAATGGCCAGTGACGGAAAGACTATTGTGCGAGCCTTAATGTACGACGACAGCCCTTCAATTGACAGAACGGGCGCTGGTGATGCCTTTGCGTCTGGATTTCTGAGTGAATGGGCGAGGAGCGGTAATTTGAAAAATTCTGTAATAACGGGTAGCGCAAATGCTAGCTCGGTTGTTATGAAAATTGGGGCGAAAGCTGGTATTTTATATGCCGGTACGCCACTTCACACTATGCCAATTCAAGAAAGGGAGCTATAA
- a CDS encoding bifunctional (p)ppGpp synthetase/guanosine-3',5'-bis(diphosphate) 3'-pyrophosphohydrolase codes for MTREELLSIAEQKYDEVPVLVLASAIDYATEKHAGQKRKSGEPYINHPLAVAEILIEWGMDIYTVVAGVLHDTVEDTDATLDELESLFGRDVAFLVDGVTKVSQARAGMRSLDSYLPHTKDNLTKLMIAVGEDVRVIIIKLADRLHNMRTLQFMSPEKQKKIARETIEVFAPLADRLNMGRVRVQLEELSFKYLMPKDFHRTKSLMDSRLKKSQRKLDRVRREVEARLKEEKLVFQMDGRVKSVYSLFKKLDKVGDIDKIYDLIALRVIVDDLSTGYLVLGILHDMYQPMYERIKDYVANPKPNGYQSLHTTVQTPSGQIVEFQIRTKEMHEYAERGLAASFHYNEQKLTDAYKKGRIGSMPADLSWIRELQEAAALAGEGKRFDSDKFRMKLFSDRIFVYSPKGDIYDLPSGALPLDYAYRIHSDIAAHASGFKVNGVMKPFNYELQHGDVVEVLTSKSAKPKLAWRDMVITPHAKDKLRMQLSKSGGVLGHLTGLTDGVSSLFRNR; via the coding sequence ATGACGCGCGAAGAATTACTATCAATAGCCGAGCAAAAGTACGACGAAGTGCCAGTGCTGGTCTTGGCAAGCGCGATTGACTATGCGACTGAAAAGCACGCTGGACAAAAACGCAAAAGCGGCGAGCCGTATATCAATCACCCGCTGGCGGTGGCCGAGATTTTGATTGAGTGGGGCATGGATATCTACACGGTGGTGGCGGGTGTGCTACATGACACGGTTGAGGATACTGACGCAACGCTGGATGAGCTGGAGAGTTTATTTGGACGAGATGTGGCGTTTTTGGTGGATGGTGTGACTAAGGTTTCGCAGGCACGTGCTGGCATGCGTAGTCTGGACAGCTATTTGCCGCACACCAAGGACAATTTGACTAAATTGATGATCGCGGTGGGCGAAGACGTACGGGTGATTATCATCAAACTGGCGGATCGGCTGCACAATATGCGGACGCTGCAGTTTATGTCGCCAGAGAAGCAGAAGAAAATTGCCCGCGAGACGATCGAGGTGTTTGCACCGCTGGCAGACCGATTGAACATGGGACGGGTGCGGGTGCAGCTGGAAGAATTGAGCTTCAAATATTTGATGCCAAAAGATTTTCACCGCACCAAAAGTTTGATGGATAGCCGATTGAAAAAATCGCAGCGAAAACTGGATCGTGTTCGCCGTGAAGTTGAAGCACGACTAAAGGAAGAGAAGCTGGTTTTCCAGATGGATGGCCGCGTCAAAAGCGTCTACAGCCTGTTCAAAAAACTCGATAAGGTCGGCGATATTGATAAGATTTATGATTTGATCGCCCTGCGAGTCATTGTCGATGATTTGTCAACAGGTTATTTGGTGTTAGGAATTCTACACGACATGTATCAGCCGATGTACGAGCGAATCAAAGACTATGTTGCCAACCCCAAGCCGAATGGCTACCAAAGTCTACACACCACCGTGCAAACGCCGAGTGGGCAAATTGTTGAATTTCAAATTCGCACCAAAGAAATGCACGAATACGCTGAGCGTGGTTTGGCGGCCAGCTTCCATTACAATGAGCAGAAATTGACCGACGCTTACAAAAAAGGTCGCATAGGTTCTATGCCAGCAGATTTGTCATGGATTCGCGAGCTTCAGGAAGCGGCAGCGTTGGCGGGCGAAGGTAAACGGTTTGACTCTGACAAGTTCCGCATGAAATTGTTCTCAGACCGCATTTTCGTCTATTCTCCAAAAGGCGACATTTACGATCTGCCAAGTGGTGCCCTCCCGCTGGATTACGCTTACCGCATTCACTCTGACATCGCAGCACACGCCAGTGGCTTCAAGGTCAATGGCGTAATGAAACCGTTCAATTACGAGCTACAACACGGCGATGTCGTCGAAGTCTTAACCAGCAAATCCGCCAAGCCAAAACTGGCCTGGCGCGACATGGTCATCACGCCGCACGCCAAAGACAAACTGCGTATGCAATTGTCAAAAAGCGGCGGCGTACTCGGACATTTGACTGGATTAACCGACGGCGTTTCGTCATTATTCCGAAATAGATGA
- a CDS encoding class II fructose-bisphosphate aldolase has product MGLSISEIRKNTTRARHLMQRTRAQRFAVGAFNIDNQETLIAVARAAQKLQSPVLVEVSDAEVKAMGLENVRDLVDNYKAEYDIEMYLNLDHGPTVEGCKRAIDAGYEFVHIDISQANHDASDEEIIAKTREVVDYAKFTGALVESEPHYFGGSSNVHTEAIDYEEIKKTFSTPDGARAFVEATGIDTFAAAVGNLHGKYPVPKVLDLELLAHIREALHCQISLHGGSGTPLHYFEEAAKIGVSKININSDMRYAFRTTLEKTLRENPNEYAIVKLMPPVYAAVQEVVESKIKAFNSTGKAVV; this is encoded by the coding sequence ATGGGATTATCGATTTCAGAGATTCGGAAAAACACGACGCGGGCGCGTCATTTAATGCAGCGGACACGGGCGCAGCGTTTTGCGGTTGGGGCGTTTAATATTGACAATCAAGAGACGCTAATTGCGGTGGCGCGGGCGGCACAAAAGCTCCAATCGCCAGTGTTGGTTGAGGTTTCTGACGCCGAAGTGAAAGCTATGGGGCTAGAGAACGTACGCGATTTAGTGGATAACTATAAAGCTGAATACGACATCGAGATGTATTTAAATCTGGATCACGGGCCGACGGTTGAGGGCTGCAAACGAGCCATTGACGCTGGCTATGAGTTTGTGCACATCGATATTTCCCAGGCAAATCACGATGCTTCCGACGAGGAAATCATCGCTAAAACCCGCGAGGTCGTCGATTACGCCAAGTTTACTGGCGCCTTGGTAGAGTCCGAGCCACACTATTTTGGTGGCAGCTCTAATGTTCATACCGAAGCCATTGATTATGAAGAGATTAAGAAAACTTTTTCTACACCAGACGGCGCGCGAGCGTTTGTCGAGGCGACGGGGATTGATACCTTTGCGGCGGCAGTGGGCAATCTGCACGGTAAATATCCAGTGCCGAAAGTTCTAGATTTGGAATTGTTAGCACACATCCGCGAGGCGTTGCACTGTCAGATTTCACTCCACGGCGGGTCGGGTACGCCGCTTCATTACTTTGAGGAAGCGGCGAAAATTGGCGTTTCGAAAATCAATATTAACTCAGATATGCGTTACGCTTTTCGCACCACACTGGAAAAAACTTTGCGTGAAAATCCAAATGAATACGCTATTGTTAAGTTGATGCCCCCAGTCTACGCAGCTGTCCAGGAGGTAGTAGAGTCAAAGATAAAGGCCTTTAATTCTACGGGAAAGGCGGTGGTGTAA
- a CDS encoding transketolase yields MSDYQLNELREISQTLRQSIIHELVTAGSGHAAGCLGFADVMAVLYFHVMRIDPKNPDWQDRDIFVMSNGHYAPLLYATLAERGFFDKKELANLRKFGSKLQGHPERGSLPGVETTSGPLGCGLSQAAGMSYSLKYLGGNPQRFVYCSLGDGELNEGNIWEAAMFATKYDLSNIIAIIDRNNIQIGGDTEKVMPLGNLADKWRSFGWFTQEVDGHDYEAIVKAIDVAKISHQPNVIIAHTIPGFGVDFMEYDYQWHGKAPNAEEARRALIQLGEKGDVK; encoded by the coding sequence ATGTCTGATTATCAACTAAACGAATTGAGAGAAATATCCCAAACCTTGCGTCAGTCGATTATTCATGAATTAGTGACAGCTGGTTCTGGACATGCGGCTGGATGTCTGGGTTTTGCGGATGTTATGGCGGTTCTTTATTTTCACGTCATGCGTATAGATCCTAAAAATCCTGATTGGCAAGATCGAGATATTTTTGTGATGAGTAACGGCCACTATGCGCCGCTTCTGTACGCCACTTTGGCGGAGCGAGGGTTTTTTGATAAAAAAGAGTTAGCTAATTTAAGGAAATTTGGCTCTAAACTTCAGGGTCATCCAGAACGCGGTAGTTTGCCTGGCGTTGAAACGACAAGCGGTCCTTTGGGCTGTGGCTTAAGCCAGGCCGCTGGCATGTCGTATTCATTGAAATATTTAGGCGGTAATCCCCAGCGGTTCGTTTATTGTAGCCTGGGCGATGGCGAGCTTAATGAAGGCAATATTTGGGAAGCGGCGATGTTTGCTACGAAATATGATTTGTCAAATATAATTGCGATTATTGATAGGAATAATATTCAGATTGGTGGCGATACGGAAAAAGTTATGCCGCTAGGAAATTTGGCGGACAAGTGGCGGAGTTTTGGCTGGTTTACGCAGGAAGTCGACGGACATGATTACGAGGCAATTGTAAAAGCGATTGACGTGGCAAAAATTTCCCATCAGCCGAATGTGATCATTGCACATACAATTCCTGGATTTGGTGTTGATTTTATGGAATATGATTACCAATGGCATGGAAAAGCCCCAAATGCCGAGGAGGCCAGGCGTGCGCTTATTCAGCTAGGTGAAAAAGGAGATGTCAAGTGA
- a CDS encoding RpiB/LacA/LacB family sugar-phosphate isomerase, producing the protein MKIYLGSDHRGFMLKEKVFAYLVKNGYDVQDVGGVELNPDDDFPQFAQAAALKVIGDDSKDPRAILICGGGQGMCMAANRFKGIRASVIWDAFEAKMTRQDNDSNVLCLPARILEDDESAWKGIVETWLNTPYANAPRFNRRNAQLDELS; encoded by the coding sequence ATGAAAATCTACCTCGGATCTGACCACCGCGGCTTTATGTTGAAGGAAAAAGTTTTTGCCTATTTGGTTAAAAATGGCTATGATGTTCAAGACGTCGGCGGTGTAGAATTAAATCCTGATGACGATTTTCCGCAATTCGCGCAGGCGGCGGCGTTGAAGGTCATTGGCGATGATAGTAAAGATCCGCGTGCGATATTAATTTGCGGCGGCGGTCAAGGAATGTGCATGGCGGCTAACCGGTTCAAAGGAATTCGTGCCAGTGTGATTTGGGATGCGTTTGAGGCGAAGATGACTCGTCAAGATAATGACTCAAATGTATTGTGTCTGCCAGCGCGAATTTTGGAAGACGATGAATCAGCCTGGAAGGGCATTGTAGAAACGTGGCTGAACACTCCGTACGCTAATGCTCCACGCTTTAATCGGCGCAATGCGCAGTTGGATGAATTGTCATGA
- the uvrB gene encoding excinuclease ABC subunit UvrB — protein sequence MNKFRLSSSYQPTGDQPTAIAQLMDGLERGEREQTLLGVTGSGKTFTMANIIARANVPTLVLAHNKTLAAQLFSEFKEFFPDNEVHYFVSYFDYYQPEAYIASSDTYIEKDSKINDEIDRLRHAATSALLTRRDVIIVASVSCIYGIGSPETYADMAIQLTVGERRVQDKFIRLLTDIQYKRNDVDFARGTFRVRGDVVDIFPAGQDTAVRVEFFGDEVERLTRIDPLTGEILDQPKQLTIFPSSHYSTPRERIEKAITGIEKEFDERLKWFESHDKLLEAQRLGQRTKYDLEMLKETGFVKGIENYSRYLTDREPGEQPATLIDYFPDDWLLLVDESHMTLPQVRGMYNGDRARKEVLVEHGFRLPSALDNRPLRFDEFDQHIHQAIYVSATPGDYELAHSPKPAEQLIRPTGLLDPPIEVRPTEGQVDDLMEEIRQTIANGHRVLVTTLTKRMAEDLSAYLTDNGVKTAYLHSEIDTLERGDILKELRLGTYDVLVGINLLREGLDLPEVSLVAIMDADKEGFLRSEQALIQTIGRAARHVDGRVLMYGDNVTDSMRRAIDETNRRRTIQQQYNEAHGITPQTIQKKIDDGLRSIIPQKESDKKPKLDLKKIPKDEYPTLIKELTGQMELHSANLEFEKAAELRDLIAEIRQTM from the coding sequence GTGAACAAATTTCGCCTCTCTTCTTCGTACCAGCCGACCGGCGACCAGCCGACGGCGATTGCTCAGTTGATGGATGGTTTGGAGCGGGGCGAGCGCGAGCAAACGCTGCTGGGCGTGACGGGGTCGGGTAAGACCTTTACCATGGCGAATATCATCGCTCGAGCCAATGTGCCGACGTTGGTGCTGGCGCATAACAAGACCTTGGCGGCGCAGCTGTTTTCTGAGTTTAAGGAGTTTTTTCCGGACAATGAGGTGCATTATTTTGTCAGTTATTTTGATTATTATCAGCCAGAAGCCTACATCGCCAGTAGCGACACCTACATTGAGAAAGACTCAAAAATTAATGATGAAATCGATCGGCTGCGGCATGCGGCCACATCAGCGCTGCTAACACGACGTGACGTTATCATCGTGGCTAGCGTGTCCTGTATTTACGGCATCGGTTCGCCGGAAACGTACGCTGACATGGCCATTCAATTAACGGTCGGTGAGCGGCGGGTGCAGGACAAGTTTATTCGCCTGCTGACTGACATTCAGTATAAGCGCAATGACGTTGATTTTGCACGCGGTACTTTCCGAGTGCGCGGCGATGTGGTAGATATTTTCCCAGCCGGGCAGGACACGGCGGTGCGGGTGGAGTTTTTTGGCGATGAGGTCGAGAGACTCACGCGAATCGATCCGCTGACGGGCGAGATTTTAGATCAACCAAAGCAGCTAACGATTTTCCCGTCCAGCCACTATTCGACGCCGCGTGAACGAATTGAAAAGGCCATCACTGGTATCGAAAAAGAGTTTGACGAGCGACTAAAATGGTTTGAATCGCACGACAAATTACTGGAGGCGCAGCGCCTAGGTCAGCGCACTAAATATGACCTGGAGATGCTCAAAGAAACCGGCTTTGTTAAAGGCATTGAGAATTATTCGCGCTATCTGACTGACCGTGAGCCGGGCGAGCAGCCGGCGACGTTGATCGATTATTTTCCGGACGATTGGCTGCTGCTGGTCGATGAGTCGCACATGACCTTGCCGCAAGTCCGCGGTATGTATAACGGCGACCGGGCGCGCAAGGAAGTGCTGGTGGAACACGGGTTTCGCCTGCCGAGTGCGCTGGATAACCGCCCACTGAGGTTTGATGAGTTTGATCAGCATATTCACCAGGCGATTTATGTTTCGGCCACGCCGGGCGACTATGAACTGGCTCATTCGCCAAAGCCGGCCGAGCAGCTGATTCGGCCGACGGGGCTGCTTGATCCGCCAATTGAAGTGCGGCCGACTGAGGGGCAGGTTGATGATTTGATGGAGGAGATTCGCCAGACTATCGCCAATGGCCACCGCGTACTGGTAACGACCTTGACCAAGCGCATGGCCGAGGATTTGAGTGCTTACTTGACCGACAATGGTGTGAAAACGGCGTATCTACACAGCGAAATTGACACATTGGAACGTGGCGATATTTTGAAGGAGCTGCGGCTGGGGACGTACGATGTCTTGGTTGGTATCAATTTGCTGCGCGAGGGGCTGGATCTGCCAGAAGTTAGTTTGGTGGCGATTATGGATGCTGATAAAGAGGGCTTCCTTCGTAGTGAGCAGGCACTGATTCAGACGATTGGTCGGGCGGCGCGGCACGTGGACGGGCGGGTGCTGATGTATGGCGACAATGTGACTGACAGTATGCGGCGAGCGATTGACGAGACCAATCGTCGGCGGACGATTCAGCAGCAATATAACGAAGCGCACGGCATCACGCCGCAAACCATCCAGAAGAAAATTGATGATGGCCTGCGTTCGATCATCCCGCAAAAAGAATCGGATAAAAAGCCAAAGCTTGATTTGAAGAAAATTCCAAAGGACGAATATCCAACGCTGATCAAGGAACTGACCGGTCAAATGGAGCTGCATAGCGCCAATCTAGAGTTTGAAAAAGCCGCAGAGCTGCGCGATTTGATTGCAGAAATTCGCCAGACCATGTAG
- a CDS encoding inorganic diphosphatase has product MADFNQILTPGDVENGIVNVVVEIPQGSNHKIEWNRELAVMQLDRVEPAIFAKPTNYGFIPQTLDEDGDELDALIITDQPLTTGIFMEAKVIGVLEFVDDDEVDDKVIVVPADDRNTGDAINSLEDLPPQLLKQIEHHFNHYKDMKKPGSTVVKGFGDVERAKQIIRDSITRWNEQA; this is encoded by the coding sequence ATGGCAGACTTTAACCAAATTTTGACACCGGGTGACGTAGAAAACGGCATCGTCAATGTTGTCGTTGAGATCCCGCAGGGCTCAAATCACAAAATCGAGTGGAACCGTGAGCTGGCAGTCATGCAGCTGGACCGCGTTGAGCCAGCAATTTTCGCCAAGCCAACTAACTATGGTTTCATCCCGCAGACATTGGACGAGGACGGCGACGAATTGGATGCTTTAATTATCACTGACCAGCCGCTGACAACAGGCATTTTCATGGAGGCGAAGGTTATCGGTGTGCTGGAATTTGTTGATGATGATGAGGTTGACGACAAGGTGATCGTGGTGCCAGCTGATGACCGCAATACTGGCGATGCTATCAACTCATTGGAAGATTTGCCGCCACAACTACTCAAGCAAATTGAACATCATTTCAATCACTACAAAGACATGAAGAAGCCAGGCTCAACAGTCGTCAAAGGATTTGGTGATGTTGAACGCGCCAAGCAAATCATTCGCGATTCAATCACCCGCTGGAACGAGCAAGCGTAA